The Streptomyces uncialis genomic interval CATTCCGAACCCGGAAGCTAAGCCTTACAGCGCCGATGGTACTGCAGGGGGGACCCTGTGGGAGAGTAGGACACCGCCGAACTAACTTTATATGAAGGCCGTGGTCTTCAAGAGAACTTGTTTCTCTTGAAGACCACGGCCTTCTTTGCGTTCCCGGATAATTCTTCGCTTTCGGACTTGTTCCACTCCGCCTTCCGATGCCGGCCAGGGCGGCGTCGACCCCTCCGTGTCGGAACGCAGCCTCAGGACTGTATGGTCAGGAGGTTATCGTTGACTCGTTCTCACAGGAGGCCCCCGGGTGGAGGTCCAGGAGACGCGTGTCCAGACGGACCGGGTCCTCACCATCCCCAACATCCTCAGCATGGCGCGCCTTCTCGGTGTACCGCTCTTCCTGTGGTTGATCCTGCGGCCGGAGTTCGGGGGGCCCAAGAGCGACGGCTGGGCGCTGCTCGTCCTGATGCTCAGCGGCATCAGCGACTATCTCGACGGAAAACTCGCCCGCCGCTGGAACCAGGTCAGCAAGCTCGGCAGACTGCTGGACCCCGCGGCCGACCGGCTCTACATTCTGTCTACACTGGTCGGCCTGACCTGGCGTGAGATCCTGCCGCTCTGGTTGACAGCCGTACTGCTCGCTCGTGAACTCGTGCTGCTCGTGATGGTCGGCATCCTCAGACGCCACGGGTATCCGCCGCCCCAGGTCAACTTCCTGGGCAAGGCGGCCACCTTCAACCTGATGTGTGCGTTCCCCCTGCTGCTGCTGGGTGACGGAAACGGCTGGATCGCGTCACTCGCCGCAGTTTTCGGATGGGCGTTCGCAGGATGGGGTACAACCCTGTATTGGTGGGCAGGAGTCCTGTACATGGTGCAGGTCCGTCGGCTTGTCCGGGCGGACACCATGGCCGGCTGAGCCCTCCGAATGGTGCGACGGTGTTGGCCTGATGGCCCGCAGTGGATTTGTGCGGGACAATTGGACGGGTGCAGTCGGCTTACCGTCGTCTCTCAAGGAGGACGCTTCCGACATGAAGGCCGTCGTGATGGCCGGTGGCGAAGGCACGCGCCTTCGCCCGATGACCTCAAGCATGCCCAAGCCGCTCCTGCCGGTGGTCAACCGGCCGATCATGGAGCATGTGCTGCGGCTGCTGAAAAGGCATGGGCTCACCGAGACTGTCGTCACTGTCCAGTTCCTCGCCTCACTCGTCAAGAACTACTTCGGCGACGGCGAAGAACTCGGCATGGACTTGACCTATGCCAACGAGGAGAAGCCACTCGGTACCGCCGGCAGTGTGAAGAACGCGGAAGAAGCGCTCAAAGACGACGCGTTTCTGGTCATCTCCGGTGACGCCCTCACCGATTTCGACCTGACCGAACTGATCAACTTCCACAAGGAGAAGGGTGCCCTCGTCACGGTCTGTCTGACGCGTGTGCCCAATCCGCTGGAGTTCGGCATCACCATCGTCGACGAGGAAGGCAAGGTCGAGCGGTTCCTGGAGAAGCCGACCTGGGGCCAGGTCTTCTCCGACACCGTGAACACCGGCATCTATGTGATGGAGCCGGAGGTCTTCGACTATGTCGAGGCCGACACCTCCGTCGACTGGTCGGGTGATGTCTTCCCGCAGCTGATGAAGGAAGGCAAGCCCATCTACGGCTTCATCGCCGAGGGCTACTGGGAGGACGTCGGCACCCACGAAAGCTATGTGAAGGCCCAGGCCGACGTACTGGAACGCAAGGTCGACGTCGAACTCGACGGATTCGAGATCTCGCCCGGGGTCTGGGTCGCGGAGGGTGCGGAGGTGCACCCCGACGCCGTGCTGCGGGGGCCGCTGTACATCGGTGACTACGCCAAGGTCGAAGCGGACGTCGAGATCCGCGAGCACACCGTCGTGGGTTCGAACGTGGTCGTGAAGACCGGTGCGTTCCTGCACAAGGCCGTGCTCCACGACAACGTCTACATCGGGCAGCACAGCAATCTGCGTGGCTGTGTCATCGGCAAGAACACCGACATCATGCGGGCCGCGCGGATCGAGGACGGCGCCGTCATCGGTGACGAGTGCCTCGTCGGTGAAGAATCGATTGTCCAGGGCAATGTGCGGGTGTACCCGTTCAAGACGATCGAGGCGGGCGCGTTCGTCAACACCTCGGTCATCTGGGAGTCCCGGGGGCAGGCGCATCTCTTCGGCGCGCGCGGAGTGAGCGGCATCCTGAATGTCGAGATCACTCCGGAGCTGGCCGTACGGCTCGCGGGTGCCTATGCCACGACCCTGAAGAAGGGCTCGACGGTCACCACGGCCCGGGACCACTCCCGAGGTGCCCGTGCGCTCAAACGGGCGGTCATCTCCGCGTTGCAGGCTAGCGCCATCGACGTCCGGGACCTGGAGAACGTCCCGCTGCCCGTGGCACGTCAGCAGACCGCGCGGGGAAGCGCCGGCGGCATCATGATCCGTACGTCACCCGGGGTGCCGGACTCCGTGGACATCATGTTCTTCGACGGCCGCGGGGCGGATCTCTCCCAGGCGAGCCAGCGCAAACTCGACCGGGTGTACGCGCGCCAGGAATATCGTCGCGCGTTCCCCGGTGAGATCGGCGATCTGCACTTCCCTGCCAGCGTCTTCGACTCCTACACGGGCTCGCTCCTGCGGAACGTCGACACCAGCGGGATCGCCGAGGCCGGACTGAAGGTCGTGGTCGACGCGTCGAACGGCAGCGCGGGACTGGTCCTGCCGAGCCTCCTCGGGAAACTGGGCGTGGACTCGCTCGTGATCAACCCCGGCCTGGACGAGGCGCGGCCCACCGAGACGGCGGACGCCAGGCGATCGGGTCTGGTGCGGCTCGGGGAGATCGTGGCATCGGCGCGCGCGGCGTTCGGGGTGCGTTTCGACCCGGTCGGCGAGCGGGTGTCGCTGGTGGACGAGAAGGGCCGGATCGTCGAGGACGACCGGGCGCTGCTGGTGATGCTCGACCTGGTGGCGGCGGAGCGCCGCAGCGGCCGGGTGGCGTTGCCGGTGACGACGACCCGGATCGCGGAGCAGGTCGCGGCCTATCACGGCACGCAGGTCGACTGGACGACGACGTCCCCCGACGATCTGACCCGGGTGGGCCGTGAGGAGTCCACGATCTTCGGTGGTGACGGCCGCGGTGGCTTCATCGTGCCGGAGTTCAGCAGCGTCTTCGACGGCGCTGCGGCCTTCGTCCGACTGATCGGTCTGGTCGCGCGCACCCAGCTCACGCTGAGTCAGATCGACGCGCGGATCCCGCGGGCCCATGTGCTCAAGCGCGATGTGGCGACCCCGTGGGCCGTGAAGGGCCTCGTCATGCGCCGGGTGGTCGAGGAGGCCGGGGACCGGTCGGTGGACACGACCGACGGTGTCCGGGTGGTCGAGACGGACGGCCGCTGGGTGCTGGTCCTGCCGGACCGGGCCGAGGCGGTCACCCATCTGTGGGCCGAGGGACCGGACGACGCCTCCGCGCAGGCACTGCTCGACGAGTGGTCGGCGGTGGTGGAGAGCGCCGGCGAGTGAGCGCGGGGATCACCCGCGCGAGTAGCCCGTAACGCATCAAACGTACGTCTTTCGTGTGCCGGACAGTGCCCCTCCTGGGCGCTGTCCGGCGGTGTCCCAGGGCCATTCGGAGGAATGGGCGCCGACGTGCGACGATGTGCGGCATGCCGCAGCCGCCCCCCGTTCGGAGCAGTTCTTCGCGTCCCCGGCGCCCGGACGCGTCCATGTCGCTGCTCACCAATGTCATGGACCACAGCCTGGACGACGGCTACGCGGAGGCGGCGGCGAGGAAGCGGGCGCAGGGCGGCGGCGGAGGGCTGCCGAAGACGCTGCGGGCCCGGCTCGGGCTCGGGGCGGGACTCGTGCTCGCGGCGCTCGTCGTCACGGTGGGGGCCGCGCAGGCCCGGGTCACGGCGCCGGTGATCGCCAAGGAGCGCGAGGAACTGATCGACCGGATCGAGGACGAGACCGCCGCCGCGGACAAGCTGGAGAAGAACGTCGACACCCTCCGTGACGACGTCGACGACCGCAGGCGCGAGGCGCTCCGGCACGAGGAAGGCGCCGACGACCTCATCGGTGTGCTCGCGGGCTCCGCGGCCGTGCACGGACCCGGCGTCAAACTGTCGGTGGACGACGCCAAGGAGGCGGACGGCAACGGCGACGGTCCCCGCGGGACGTCCGGTTTCTCCGACACGGGCCGGGTCAAGGACCGCGACCTGCAACGCGTCGTCAACGGACTGTGGCAGTCCGGGGCGGAGGCCGTCTCGATCAACGGGCAGCGGCTCACGGCCCTGTCCGCGATCCGGGCGGCGGGCGACGCCATACTCGTCGACAACCGGCCCCTGGTGCCGCCTTACACCATCCTCGCCGTGGGCGACGGAGAACGGCTGAGCACCCGGTTCCAGAACAGCCCCGACGGTCTCTACCTGAACGCTCTCCAGGAGAACTTCGGGGTGCGGACCGGGATCTCCACGCACAAGGAGCTTCGGCTGCCCGCGGCGCCGAGCGTGATCGTCCGTACAGCACAGCCGAGAACAGAGAAGGGCACACAGTGATCGCCGTACTGGGCCTCGTCCTGGGAGTCGTTGCCGGACTGCTGGTCCGGCCCGAAGTCCCGGCGGTGGTCGAGCCGTATCTTCCGATCGCCGTGGTCGCGGCGCTGGACGCCGTGTTCGGGGGCCTGCGGGCGATGCTCGACGGTATCTTCGACGACAAGGTGTTCGTGGTCTCGTTCCTGTCGAACGTGGTCGTGGCGGCTCTGATCGTGTTCCTGGGGGACGAGTTGGGTGTGGGTGCCCAGCTGTCCACCGGTGTGGTCGTGGTGCTCGGCATCCGTATCTTCTCCAACGCCGCCGCGATCCGGCGGCATGTGTTCCGGGCGTGAGGCCGATGAACAGCGAAGAGAACCCCGACCACCGGCTGAGCAGGGAACTGCCCGCCGAGGTGCCCGCGCCGCCCGCCGGGAGCGATCCGGCGGCCTCCGGCGCCCCCGGCGCCGGGGAAAAGGGCCTGACGGGCCGACAGCGCCTCGCGAAGGGCCTCTGGCCGCCGCGCTTCAGCCGGGCCCAGCTCATCGTGGCCCTGCTGCTCGCGGGGCTCGGGTTCGGACTCGCGGTCCAGGTCGCGTCCACCAGCGACAGCAATGTGCTGCGTGGCGCCAGACAGGAGGATCTCGTGCGCATCCTCGATGAACTGGATGACCGAACTCAACGTCTAGATGATGAGAAGCGTCGCCTGGAAGGCCAGCGGACCGAGCTGGAGACCAGCTCGGACCAGGCCGAGGAGGCGCGTAAGCAGACGGTCGAGAGGGAGAAGCAACTGGGCGTCCTCGCGGGCACGGTGGGGGCCGAGGGCCCGGGTATCACCATGGCTGTCACCGACGCACGCGGGGCCGTGGAGGCGCGTATGCTCCTCGACGCCGTCCAGGAACTGCGCGCGGCGGGAGCCGAGGCCATCCAGGTCAACGGGGTGCGCGTGGTGGCCGGCACCTATCTCTCGGACGGCGGCGGCGAAGGGGTGAGCGTGGACGGCACCGACATCCGCCCGCCGTACCGGTTCAAGGTGATCGGGCGCCCGCAGGATCTGGAGCCGGCGCTCAACATTCCCGGGGGTGTGGTGCAGACTCTGGAGAAGGAGCAGGCCGGCGTGACGGTGACACGCGCGGAGAAGATCATCGTTGACGCCTTGCGACCGGCGAAGCGGCCTGACTACGCTCGGTCGTCCTCGGAGTGAACCGGTGAGCGTGAAGGTCACTCCCCGAGGGCATGTGGTTGCGGGGGGTCGGCGCACCGGAAGGACGGTGCGTGGTGGAAACTGTCCGGTGGGTACGGACGTTGTGAAGATGTCCGGGTCGGCAGGTGTGTGCAATCAGGGTTCGTCCTGCCCCACGGGCGGGTCTGTTTCGGTCAAGGGGAATCGCCCGTGAAGTTGTTTGCGAAGTTGTTCGGCAAGAGCGCACGCCAGGACCGTGGCAATGCCACGGCCCGGCATCGTGCGCCGCGCTCCGGTGACGAGGGGCAGTCGGGCGAGCGCCCGCTGTTCCGTGATCAGGTCGGTGCGCCAGGTGGTGACATCCCGGGTGGACCGGGCGCGTCGTCCGGCGACCCGGCCTCGGCCGGCCGCATAGGTTTCGGGGATTCTTCGGCCCCGGGTGCGGGTGGCGGGTTCGCTCCGGACCCGTACGGGTCCCCTGGCGGGCAGCGGCAGGAGGGTCAGTCCATGCCCCTGGTGTGTACGAGGTGCGGCAACCGGAACGCGGAGGCGAGCCGTTTCTGCTCCAACTGCGGCGCGCCGCTGCGCGGGGGCGCCGAGCGTCCCTCGGAGACGACCTCGACCATCTCGATCTCGGGTCTGGAGGCGTACGACGCGGAGGTCACGGGCCAGACCCCGTCGCCTTCCCTGTCGCCCGAGGCCCAGGCCGCGGTGGACGCGCTGCCGCTCGGTTCGGCGCTCCTGGTGGTGCGGCGGGGGCCGAACTCCGGCAGCCGCTTCCTGCTGGACGGTGAGCTGACGACCGCGGGGCGTCACCCGCAGAGCGACATCTTCCTGGACGATGTGACGGTGTCGCGCCGCCATGTGGAGTTCCGTCGCGGGACGGACGGTCTGTTCACGGTCTCCGACGTCGGCAGCCTCAACGGCACCTACGTCAACCGTGAGCGGATCGACGAGGTCCGGCTCTCCAACGGTGACGAGGTCCAGATCGGCAAGTACCGGCTGGTCTTCTACGCGAGCCAGCGGGGTATCTGACCCCCGGGGAAGGCCCCATGCTTCACACACCGAGCGGCGGTGCCGGGCACGGCGCCGCCGCCGCGGACGGTCGTCTGATGAGTATCGGCACCGTGCTGAACACCCTGCGGGACGAGTTCCCCGAGGTCACCATCTCCAAGATCCGTTTCCTGGAGGCCGAGGGGCTCGTCGAGCCGCAGCGCACCGCCTCGGGGTACCGGAAGTTCGGTCCGCGGGACGTCGAGCGGCTCGCACAGGTCCTGCGGATGCAGCGGGACCACTATCTGCCGCTCAGGGTGATCCGTGAGCATCTGGACGCCGTGGAGCGCGGTGAGGCCCTGCCGCTGCCGTCGCCCGGCCCCGCGGCGGGTGAGCCGGCCGACGAGAGCCGTTCCCCGGGTCTGCCGGGCGCACCGGCCCCGACGGCCGCACGGGTCGGCCGGGACGAGCTGCTGGCCGCCGCCGGGGTCGGTGAGTCCGAGCTGGCCGAATGGGAGTCGTACGGCCTGGTGGCGCCCTTGCCGGACGGTGGGTACGACGCCGAGGCCGTCACCGTGGCGACCCTGGTGCTCGAACTCGGCAGATTCGGTATCGAACCCCGTCATCTGCGGGCCATGAAGGCGTCCGCCGACCGGGACGCCGGCCTGGTGGACCAGGTCGTGGCCCCCTTGCGGCGGCATCGCAACCCCCAGACCAGGGTCCACGCCCAGGCCCGTACCAGGGAGCTGGCGGAGCTCACCGTACGGCTTCATTCGGCCCTTGTGCAGACGGCCCTCGGGGTGCGTTTGCCCTGACATGACCCCTGATCCGGGGGTGCGTGGGGCCGGTGGCCGGAGTGCCCGACTACCCAAAGGTGCCGGGCACGGCCTAGGGTTGCTGTGTGAACGAGCTCGACGTCGTAGGTGTCCGGGTCGAAATGCCCTCCAACCAACCGATCGTGCTTCTGCGTGAAGTGGGAGGCGACCGCTACCTCCCCATCTGGATCGGGCCTGGGGAGGCGACGGCGATCGCCTTCGCCCAGCAGGGCATGGCCCCCGCACGGCCGCTGACCCACGACCTGTTCAAGGACGTGCTGGAGGCCGTCGGCCAGGAGCTCAGTGAAGTGCGCATCACGGACCTCCGCGAAGGCGTCTTCTACGCGGAGCTGGTCTTCGCGAGCGGCGTCGAGGTCAGTGCCCGTCCGTCCGACGCCATAGCGCTGGCGCTGCGTACCGGTACGCCGATCTACGGCAGCGACGGTGTCCTGGACGACGCCGGGATCGCGATCCCGGACGAGCAGGAGGACGAGGTCGAGAAGTTCCGTGAGTTCCTCGACCAGATCTCGCCGGAGGACTTCGGTACCAACAGCCAGTGACGGCAGGAACCCGCGTCGGTGATCCACACGACCGGCCGGTTCCCGAGGGTCGATCCGGTGACGGGCCGACCCTCTCGGCACATTCGGCTAGCCTTTCCCCACAGCCGGACACGGGAAACCACTCGTAGGGTGATTATCACTCGGCGTGGCGAGTGTGGCGATCGTTGACGCACCCCGAGTGACTGCCTACCGTCGGGAGGGCAGGTCAAGGACGGAGGTCGGCGTGAGAAGCAGCGGCGACGGTACGGCCGGGGGTGCCCCCGGGCGGTTCCTGGGGGAGGGTGGTCCGTACGCGCTCGACAGTGGTCCGACAGGTCATACGGCCGTTCGGCCGACGGCCGTGCCCGGTGACGAGGGCGGTACGGCGGAACAGGTCGGATACCGGGGGCCCACGGCGTGCGCGGCGGCGGGCATCACCTATCGGCAGCTCGACTACTGGGCCCGTACGGGACTCGTGGAGCCCAGTGTGCGGCCCGCCTACGGGTCGGGGACCCAGCGGCTCTACAGCTTCCGGGACGTGGTCGTCCTCAAGGTGGTCAAGCGCTTCCTCGACACGGGCGTGTCCCTCCAGAACATCCGCGCCGCCGTGCGCCATCTACGGGAGCGCGGACTGCGCGACCTGGAGCGCATGACGCTCATGAGCGACGGCGCCACGGTCTACGAGTGCACCTCGCCCGACGAGGTCCACAAGCTGCTCCAGGGCGGCCAGGGGATCTTCGGGATCGCGGTGGGCGTGGTGTGGCAGGACGTCGACACCGCGCTGTCCCAGCTGCACGGCGAGCGCGTCGACACCGGCGAGACGCTGGTCGGACACAATCCGGGCGACGAGCTGGCCCGCCGTCGCAACCGCGCGGTCTGAACCACGGGCGGGGCCCCGGCCCCGCCCGGCGTGCCGTCCGCGGCCGGCGCGGCATTGTCAGTGCCGTAGGGCAGCATCGGAAGGGTGAGGAACGAGCCCACCATCCTGCATCTGGACATGGACGCCTTCTACGCTTCGGCGGAGCAGGCGTCCAAGCCCAGTCTGCGCGGCAAGGCCGTGGTGGTGGGAGGTCTCGGCCCCCGGGGAGTGGTGGCCACCGCCTCGTACGAGGCGCGGCGGTTCGGGGTGCACTCGGCGATGCCGACCGCCCAGGCACGCAGGCTCGCGCCCAACGCCGCCTACCTCGTGCCGCGCTTCGGTTTCTACCGTGACATCAGCGAGCGGGTCATGGGGCTGCTGCGGGAGTTGTCGCCGCTGGTGGAGCCGCTCAGCCTGGACGAGGCCTTCGTGGACCTGAAGGCGGGCGGGGTCGCCTCGGACGAGGTGTCCGCGCGGGCCGTGGGGGAGCGGCTGCGTGCCGATATCCGCGCCGTCACGGGGCTGACGGGCTCGGTGGGGATCGCCGCCTCCAAGATGCTCGCCAAGATCGCGTCGGAGGAGGCCAAGCCGGACGGGCTGGTGCTGATACACGCGGGCACCGAGCGGGCGCTGCTCGCGCCGATGGCGGTCCGGGTGCTGCCCGGGGTCGGGCCCGCCACCGGGGACCATCTGCGCCGGGCGGGCATCACCACGGTCGGTGAGCTGGCGGAGGCGGGCGAGGACGAGCTGGTCCGGATGCTGGGGAAGTCCCACGGGGCGGGGCTGTACGCGATGGCGCTCGCCCGCGACGACCGGCCGGTGGTGGCGGAGCGGGAGACGAAGTCGGTCTCCGTCGAGGACACCTACGACGTGGACATCCATGACCGCACCCGGGTCCGCCTGGAGGTCCAGCGGCTCGCCGCCCGCTGTGTGGGGCGGCTGCGGGCCTCCGGCCACTCGGGACGCACCGTGGTCCTCAAGGTCCGCCGCTACGACTTCTCCACCCTGACCCGCTCCGAGACGCTCCGGGGCCCCACCGACGACCCGTCGGTCGTCCAGGAGGCCGCCGCGCGGCTGCTGGAGTCGGTCGACACCACGGGCGGGGTGCGACTGCTGGGGGTGGGGGTCAGCGGTCTCGCGGACTACACCCAGGAAGACCTCTTCGCGCAGGCGGCGGGTGCGCGGGCCGCCGCCGAGGCGGCGGAGCGGACCGGCAGGGCGGACGCGGCGGCGAGGGCGGAGTCGGCGGACGAGGGCCAGGCCAGGGGGGCCGGGCCGGACGGGTCGCTGATCCATGAGGCGGGTGAGAAGGGTGAGCAGGGCGCCGGCGGGCCCGCCGGGGCGGCGGCCGGGGAGGGCGTAGCGGCGGAGCGGGGGTTCGGTGAGCCGCCGGTGGCGCCGGTGGAGCGGCGGTGGCCGGCCGGGCACGACGTACGGCATGCCGTGCACGGGCCCGGGTGGGTGCAGGGGAGCGGGGTGGGCAGGGTGACCGTGCGTTTCGAGACCCCGCAGTCGGCGCCCGGCCGGGTACGGACGTTCGCCGTCGACGACCGCGACCTGGAGCTGTCCGAGCCGGTGGCGCTGGTGCTTGAGCAGGTACCGCTGGCGGTCGAGCCGGAACCGGAACCGGGGGCGGGGCCGGGGGAGGGGCAGCAACCGGAGGCGGAACGGGGGCAGGGCCGTGGGGCGGAGCCGGAGGCGGAACGGGGGCCTGGGGCGGAGTCCGGACCCGGGGCGGAGTCCGGACCCGGGGCGGGGTCGTCCGTAGCGGATTCGTCGGCCTCGGCCGCTTCGCCCGGGGGCGGGTGACAGGGGGCGGGTGTCGTGGGCGGTGCCGCGCCGGGCTAGCCGTCGTCGGACGGTCGGTCTTCCTCGGCTGTGCCCGCGATCCGGCCGAAGTCCCGGTCGGGGGGTGTGCCGGAGCCGGAGGCCGCGATGTTCAGTCCGTAGTGGTGGTAGAGCTGGAGCTCCTGCTCCGGTGACAGATGGCGGCCCACCCCGAAGTCCGGCGCGTCCCTGATCAGGCCGCGCTCGAAGGGCACCCGCAGCGTGCCCGCCACCAGCTCGCTGGGCTCCAGCGGGACGAAGGCGTCCCGGCTGAACAGCCCGGTCCGTATCGCGGCCCACTCCGGTACGCCGGTGGCATCGTCCAGGTACACCTCGTCGACCGTGCCGAGCTTCGTGCCGTGGAGGTCGAACGCCTTGCGGCCGATCAGGTTGCGCGGATCGATATCGGTCTGCACGTGCCCTCCCGCTCGTCGCAAATCATCCGTAAGCACTACGAAAGAGCAGAATCACGGTCGCGGCCACTCGAAGGCCCGTGCGAGGGTCCCGCTGGTAGGCTGGCAGGCGGCTGTCGACCCTGTGCGGGAGAGTTCCCCGGCTGACGGCCGGGGGCGCCGAAGGAGCAAATCCTCCCCGGAATCTCTCAGGCCCCCAGTACCGCACGGGTGAGGTCACTCTGGAAAGCAGGGCGGGAGTTCCACGACCCCCGCCCTCACCGACGGTGAAAGCCGGGTCCTGGCCCGGTGAAGCTCTCAGGTCGAGATGACAGAGGGGGAGGCCGTCGGGCACCCGCGCCGTGGTGCCCTCGCAGGTCGCGCAGACCAGGAGGCCTCCGCCATGACAGCCAACCGTCCCACGCTCTCCCGTCTCGAACAGGGCATTCCCTTCGAGCGGCGGCACATCGGCCCCGACGTGGAGGCCCGTGCCAAGATGCTCGCGCAGGTCGGGTACGGCTCGCTGGACGAACTGACGGCCGCCGCCGTACCGGATGTGATCAAGAACGCCGAGGCGCTGGCCCTCCCCGGGGCCCGTACCGAGGCCGAGGTCCTCGCCGAGCTGCGCTCCCTCGCGGACCGCAACCAGGTGCTCGGTTCCATGATCGGGCTCGGCTACCACGGTACGTTCACCCCGCCGGTCATCCTCCGCAACGTCATGGAGAACCCGGCCTGGTACACCGCCTACACCCCGTACCAGCCGGAGATCTCGCAGGGCCGGCTGGAGGCGCTGCTGAACTTCCAGACCGTGGTCGCCGAACTGACCGGGCTGCCCACCTCCGGGGCGTCCCTGCTGGACGAGGGGACCGCCGCCGCCGAGGCCATGGCCCTGTCCCGGCGGGTCGGCAAGGTGAAGGACGGTGTCTTCCTGATCGACGCCGACACCCTGCCGCAGACCACCGCCGTCATCCGGACCCGTGCCGAACCCACCGGGGTCGAGGTCGTCGTCGCCGATCTGTCCGCCGGGATCCCGGACGAGGTCGCCGAACGCGGGGTCACCGGGGTCCTCCTCCAGTACCCGGGCGCCTCCGGCGCGGTCCGTGATCTGCGGACCGTCATCGAGCAGGCCCATGAGCTGGGCGCGATCGTCACCGTCGCCGCCGACCTCCTGGCGCTCACCCTGCTCACCCCGCCCGGTGAGCTGGGCGCCGACATCGCCGTCGGCACCACCCAGCGCTTCGGTGTGCCGATGGGCTTCGGCGGACCGCACGCGGGCTTCATGGCCGTCCAGGAGAAGTTCGCCCGCAATCTGCCCGGCAGGCTCGTCGGCGTCTCCGTCGACAGCGACGGCCACCAGGCGCTCCGGCTCGCGCTCCAGACCCGTGAGCAGCACATCCGCCGGGAGAAGGCCACCAGCAACATCTGCACCGCGCAGGTGCTGCTCGCGGTGATGGCCGGGATGTACGCCGTCTACCACGGCCCCGAGGGGCTGCGGACCATCGCCCGGCGCACCCACCGCTACGCCGCGATCCTCGCCGCCGGTCTGCGGCACGCCGGGGTCGAGATCGTGCACGGCGCCTACTTCGACACCCTCACCGCGCGGGTGCCGGGCGAGGCGGAGCGGATCGTGGCCGCCGCCCGCGAGGACGGTGTCAATCTGCGTCTCGTCGACGCCGACCACATCGGCATCGCCTGCGACGAGACGACGACCCGCGCCCAGCTCGGCGTCGTGTGGAGCGCGTTCGGCGCGGAGGCGGACATCGAGGCGCTCGACGCGTCGACCGCCGACACCCTGCCCGGCACACTGCTGCGCTCCGACGACTATCTCGCGCACCCCGTCTTCCAGCAGTACCGCTCCGAGACGTCGATGCTGCGCTATCTGCGCAAGCTGTCGGACCGTGACTACGCGCTGG includes:
- a CDS encoding MerR family transcriptional regulator; the protein is MRSSGDGTAGGAPGRFLGEGGPYALDSGPTGHTAVRPTAVPGDEGGTAEQVGYRGPTACAAAGITYRQLDYWARTGLVEPSVRPAYGSGTQRLYSFRDVVVLKVVKRFLDTGVSLQNIRAAVRHLRERGLRDLERMTLMSDGATVYECTSPDEVHKLLQGGQGIFGIAVGVVWQDVDTALSQLHGERVDTGETLVGHNPGDELARRRNRAV
- a CDS encoding DNA polymerase IV, whose product is MRNEPTILHLDMDAFYASAEQASKPSLRGKAVVVGGLGPRGVVATASYEARRFGVHSAMPTAQARRLAPNAAYLVPRFGFYRDISERVMGLLRELSPLVEPLSLDEAFVDLKAGGVASDEVSARAVGERLRADIRAVTGLTGSVGIAASKMLAKIASEEAKPDGLVLIHAGTERALLAPMAVRVLPGVGPATGDHLRRAGITTVGELAEAGEDELVRMLGKSHGAGLYAMALARDDRPVVAERETKSVSVEDTYDVDIHDRTRVRLEVQRLAARCVGRLRASGHSGRTVVLKVRRYDFSTLTRSETLRGPTDDPSVVQEAAARLLESVDTTGGVRLLGVGVSGLADYTQEDLFAQAAGARAAAEAAERTGRADAAARAESADEGQARGAGPDGSLIHEAGEKGEQGAGGPAGAAAGEGVAAERGFGEPPVAPVERRWPAGHDVRHAVHGPGWVQGSGVGRVTVRFETPQSAPGRVRTFAVDDRDLELSEPVALVLEQVPLAVEPEPEPGAGPGEGQQPEAERGQGRGAEPEAERGPGAESGPGAESGPGAGSSVADSSASAASPGGG
- a CDS encoding PRC-barrel domain-containing protein; the encoded protein is MQTDIDPRNLIGRKAFDLHGTKLGTVDEVYLDDATGVPEWAAIRTGLFSRDAFVPLEPSELVAGTLRVPFERGLIRDAPDFGVGRHLSPEQELQLYHHYGLNIAASGSGTPPDRDFGRIAGTAEEDRPSDDG
- the gcvP gene encoding aminomethyl-transferring glycine dehydrogenase, whose amino-acid sequence is MTANRPTLSRLEQGIPFERRHIGPDVEARAKMLAQVGYGSLDELTAAAVPDVIKNAEALALPGARTEAEVLAELRSLADRNQVLGSMIGLGYHGTFTPPVILRNVMENPAWYTAYTPYQPEISQGRLEALLNFQTVVAELTGLPTSGASLLDEGTAAAEAMALSRRVGKVKDGVFLIDADTLPQTTAVIRTRAEPTGVEVVVADLSAGIPDEVAERGVTGVLLQYPGASGAVRDLRTVIEQAHELGAIVTVAADLLALTLLTPPGELGADIAVGTTQRFGVPMGFGGPHAGFMAVQEKFARNLPGRLVGVSVDSDGHQALRLALQTREQHIRREKATSNICTAQVLLAVMAGMYAVYHGPEGLRTIARRTHRYAAILAAGLRHAGVEIVHGAYFDTLTARVPGEAERIVAAAREDGVNLRLVDADHIGIACDETTTRAQLGVVWSAFGAEADIEALDASTADTLPGTLLRSDDYLAHPVFQQYRSETSMLRYLRKLSDRDYALDRGMIPLGSCTMKLNATTEMEPVTWPEFGQLHPFAPAEQAQGYLTLIHELEDRLAEVTGYDKVSLQPNAGSQGELAGLLAVRGYHRANGDEQRTVCLIPSSAHGTNAASAVMAGMKVVVVRTADDGEVDVEDLRAKIERHRDELAVLMITYPSTHGVFEEHVADICAQVHDAGGQVYVDGANLNALVGLAKPGRFGGDVSHLNLHKTFCIPHGGGGPGVGPVAVRSHLAPYLPNHPLQPEAGPETGVGPVSAAPWGSAGILPISWAYVRLMGGEGLKRATQVAVLSANYVAKRLEPHYPVLYTGPGGLVAHECIIDLRPLTKATGVSVDDVAKRLVDYGFHAPTMSFPVAGTLMIEPTESEDLRELDRFCEAMIAIRAEIEKVGSGEWPAEDNPLRGAPHTARALSGDWEHAYTREEAVFPAGVSPADKYWPPVRRIDQAYGDRNLVCSCPPLDAYED